The Bacillus kexueae genome has a segment encoding these proteins:
- a CDS encoding NCS1 family transporter, with the protein MSEKTNHLKSPDLFPVHHHQKTIGSLGFAFIWVGMAVVLAAFAIGGAGVQSLPLGWVIFATIIGSLAIGLFMTIIGDIGIEHGLSFPVYMRAPFGTIGTHIPSIIRGFAASCWFGINTYFGSTAMNGILNILFEFDNWFLCYIIFASVQLLNTALGIKAVERFADLAAPFIILISCWMYLTLSDRAVEEGRHIWSWVENPVTGSAAVTAFIVVIMSNMGFWSTLAADMPSISRFIKAPKYEKNWFKRNKSSLIGNILALTLTQTFMVVIGAVSYIALQNYDPVFALQEAASGIILGILLLMIVLAQWSTNTSANVIPAATIFSNVGGPKFPFWAGVVAAGVIGTLVQPWSLFEIIIPALLICGGILSAIVGILFADYYLIRKRRVNVPDLYNEKGQFRYLQGFNMAGFIAWVFGGTAAYFLANYSFVVGFLIGAISYYFLAKYWWFKKYPQAELLDQDDEKYLGITVGRDWVIDEIEVESSQPFPPIQKNEVQLD; encoded by the coding sequence TTGAGTGAAAAAACAAATCATTTAAAATCACCTGACTTATTTCCGGTTCATCATCATCAAAAAACGATCGGCTCATTAGGCTTTGCTTTTATATGGGTTGGAATGGCAGTCGTGTTAGCTGCATTTGCAATTGGAGGTGCAGGTGTTCAATCCTTACCACTCGGATGGGTTATTTTCGCCACCATTATCGGCTCGTTAGCAATCGGGTTATTTATGACGATTATCGGGGATATTGGGATTGAACATGGATTATCATTTCCCGTTTATATGCGAGCACCTTTTGGTACAATCGGTACCCATATTCCATCGATCATACGAGGATTTGCCGCGTCTTGTTGGTTTGGAATCAACACCTATTTCGGTTCCACCGCCATGAATGGTATTTTAAATATATTGTTTGAATTTGATAACTGGTTTTTATGTTATATCATTTTTGCGTCGGTCCAATTACTTAATACCGCCCTTGGGATTAAAGCTGTAGAAAGGTTTGCCGATCTAGCAGCCCCGTTTATTATTCTTATATCATGCTGGATGTATCTCACACTTTCTGACCGTGCAGTAGAAGAGGGACGGCACATTTGGTCTTGGGTAGAAAATCCTGTTACAGGGAGTGCAGCAGTGACAGCATTTATCGTTGTCATTATGAGTAATATGGGGTTTTGGTCTACCTTAGCTGCCGACATGCCATCCATATCTCGTTTTATTAAAGCGCCAAAATATGAAAAAAATTGGTTTAAACGTAACAAATCCTCATTAATTGGAAATATACTCGCCTTAACACTAACCCAAACTTTTATGGTTGTCATCGGAGCGGTCTCCTATATCGCTCTTCAAAACTATGACCCTGTCTTTGCTTTACAGGAAGCTGCAAGTGGAATCATTTTAGGAATATTATTATTAATGATTGTTTTAGCACAATGGTCGACCAATACGTCAGCAAACGTCATTCCCGCAGCCACCATTTTTTCCAATGTTGGCGGACCGAAATTTCCTTTTTGGGCTGGTGTCGTTGCAGCAGGTGTCATTGGCACACTTGTTCAACCGTGGAGTTTGTTCGAAATCATTATCCCAGCTTTATTGATCTGTGGAGGCATATTATCCGCCATCGTAGGTATTTTATTTGCAGATTACTATTTAATCCGAAAAAGGCGAGTAAATGTGCCAGATTTATATAATGAGAAAGGGCAATTTCGTTATTTACAAGGCTTTAACATGGCAGGATTTATCGCTTGGGTGTTCGGCGGGACCGCAGCTTACTTTTTAGCCAATTATTCATTCGTAGTAGGTTTTTTAATCGGAGCCATTTCCTACTATTTTCTTGCAAAGTACTGGTGGTTCAAAAAATATCCTCAAGCTGAATTATTAGATCAAGATGATGAGAAATATTTAGGAATAACTGTAGGACGTGATTGGGTAATCGATGAAATTGAGGTTGAATCTTCACAACCGTTTCCACCTATTCAAAAAAATGAAGTTCAATTAGATTAA
- a CDS encoding PucR family transcriptional regulator, translated as MKNLTVSDILNRKHFENIQVLAGHEGLQRTVKWVHIVEVTNIRKLLNGKELILSTGVGWKENDSLFQSFIKQLIECDASGLCIEVGTYNLSIPETVLQLANQHQFPIIIFLNEVPFVEITQDIHSYIINQQYELISKLENYSQTLNKKVLTMKHYSEILHFLHKYTNFHVIFQLNGKDPEYIPSSTKHLSPLSNQTATQAIFLLGNQFGQLTIVSKYRELSEFDLLLLDRTTTALSHHILRDLYVEEKRRAEENEWLKEWMKGEHSYEVISEFLSNIKLDRDVKGGVICVTRLQNLSQSHQFDRTYLKLFIKSIFEQNGFQPFFVDFGQSMIFILLNKRSVDTWKERVRLAMTRMNESEFFNRQNIMMISISFGKFVHNLTAIHESYETAIETLNIQRRLPNASSLCFYDDLHMYRVISNTLKTTDLKEVVYEYLAPIIEYDEKYNTKLMETLKVYLSCNGSKKETAKKLFIVRQTLYHRIQKLESLLGKDFMSAEKRLTTEFMIKVYEFINPPFEEKPVAHVEKHP; from the coding sequence GTGAAGAACTTGACCGTCAGTGATATATTGAACCGGAAGCATTTTGAAAATATTCAAGTGCTAGCTGGTCATGAAGGGCTTCAACGAACTGTTAAATGGGTACATATCGTCGAAGTGACGAATATACGAAAATTATTGAATGGGAAAGAACTAATATTATCAACTGGAGTCGGTTGGAAAGAGAATGATTCATTATTTCAATCATTTATTAAGCAATTAATTGAATGTGATGCATCTGGACTATGTATTGAAGTAGGGACGTATAACCTTTCGATACCTGAAACTGTTCTTCAACTTGCTAACCAACATCAATTCCCAATCATCATTTTTTTAAATGAAGTACCGTTCGTAGAAATTACCCAAGATATACATTCTTATATCATCAACCAACAATATGAACTCATCTCAAAATTAGAAAATTATTCACAAACATTAAACAAAAAAGTGCTAACAATGAAGCACTATTCTGAAATCCTACACTTTCTCCACAAATACACAAACTTTCACGTAATTTTTCAATTAAACGGAAAAGACCCTGAATATATACCATCATCTACTAAACATCTTTCTCCTTTGTCTAACCAAACAGCAACACAAGCAATCTTTCTTTTAGGAAACCAATTCGGTCAATTAACGATTGTATCAAAATACCGAGAGCTGAGTGAATTTGACTTACTCCTTTTAGATCGAACGACAACCGCACTTTCTCATCACATATTACGAGATTTATATGTCGAAGAAAAGAGAAGAGCCGAAGAAAACGAATGGTTAAAGGAGTGGATGAAGGGAGAGCATTCCTATGAAGTCATTTCGGAGTTCCTCTCTAACATAAAACTTGATCGCGACGTAAAAGGAGGCGTCATTTGTGTGACTCGCCTTCAAAACCTCTCGCAATCACACCAATTTGACCGAACTTATTTAAAATTGTTCATCAAGTCCATCTTTGAACAAAATGGTTTCCAACCATTTTTCGTGGATTTTGGTCAATCGATGATTTTCATTTTACTAAATAAGCGATCAGTAGATACGTGGAAAGAACGAGTTCGTTTAGCTATGACAAGAATGAATGAATCTGAATTCTTTAACCGGCAAAACATCATGATGATCTCCATATCATTTGGGAAATTTGTTCACAACCTAACAGCCATACACGAAAGTTACGAAACAGCAATTGAAACATTAAATATTCAAAGACGGTTACCTAATGCCTCATCACTATGTTTTTATGATGACCTACATATGTATAGAGTCATTTCTAACACCTTGAAAACGACCGATTTAAAAGAGGTTGTTTATGAATATTTAGCGCCGATTATCGAATATGATGAAAAATATAATACGAAGCTAATGGAAACATTGAAAGTGTATTTATCATGCAATGGATCGAAAAAAGAAACGGCCAAAAAGTTATTTATTGTTAGACAAACGTTGTATCACCGCATTCAAAAACTTGAATCTTTATTAGGGAAAGATTTCATGTCAGCGGAAAAGCGATTAACAACCGAGTTTATGATCAAAGTGTATGAATTTATTAACCCTCCATTTGAGGAAAAACCAGTTGCCCATGTAGAAAAACATCCGTAA
- a CDS encoding CoA-acylating methylmalonate-semialdehyde dehydrogenase, with translation MTLTKRETVDIQNFINGKWVTPKGEKRLDVVNPATNEVIATVPISTKADVKEAVQAAKTAFQMWKKTPVPKRARILFRFHTLLCENHEELAKLVVQENGKAYKEAYGEVQRGIECVEFAAGAPTLMMGESLSTIAENIDSEMFRYPLGVVGGITPFNFPMMVPLWMFPLAIACGNTFVLKPSERTPLLANKLAELFTEAGAPSGVLNVVHGAHDVVNGLIEHEDIQAISFVGSQPVAKYVYERAAANGKRVQALSGAKNHHIVMPDADVDLAVQHIISSSFGSAGQRCMACSAVVVIGQNERFMKSLKQKADELTIGNGLDEEVLLTPVIRESHRQKVLTYIELGIKEGATLLRDGRNEIDQFQKGNFLGPTIFDHCKPEMTIVKEEIFAPVLSVLRAKTLEEGLEFIRNSRYGNGATIYTKDANAIRTFREEADAGMLGINVGVPATMAFFPFSGWKDSFYGDLHVNGKDGVNFYTRKKMITSRFDF, from the coding sequence ATGACTTTAACAAAACGGGAAACAGTGGACATTCAAAACTTTATAAACGGAAAGTGGGTCACTCCTAAGGGGGAAAAACGATTAGATGTGGTTAATCCTGCCACAAATGAAGTTATAGCAACTGTACCAATATCAACGAAAGCAGATGTCAAAGAAGCTGTTCAAGCAGCTAAGACAGCCTTTCAAATGTGGAAAAAGACACCTGTGCCGAAAAGAGCGCGAATCCTTTTTCGTTTTCACACATTATTATGTGAAAATCATGAAGAGTTGGCGAAATTAGTCGTACAGGAAAACGGGAAAGCATATAAAGAAGCATATGGAGAAGTTCAAAGGGGAATCGAATGTGTCGAGTTCGCTGCAGGTGCCCCGACATTAATGATGGGAGAATCATTGTCAACCATTGCAGAAAATATCGATTCTGAAATGTTCCGATATCCTCTTGGGGTCGTAGGTGGTATTACACCATTTAATTTTCCGATGATGGTTCCTTTATGGATGTTTCCTTTAGCTATTGCATGTGGAAATACCTTTGTGCTAAAACCGTCCGAACGAACACCATTATTGGCTAATAAACTTGCGGAATTATTCACAGAAGCTGGAGCTCCAAGCGGTGTACTAAATGTAGTGCATGGTGCGCATGATGTTGTAAACGGTCTTATTGAACACGAAGACATACAAGCCATTTCTTTTGTGGGTTCACAACCGGTTGCCAAATATGTTTATGAACGCGCGGCAGCAAACGGCAAACGTGTTCAAGCACTATCTGGGGCTAAAAATCATCATATTGTGATGCCTGATGCTGATGTAGATTTGGCCGTTCAGCATATTATAAGCTCAAGCTTCGGTAGTGCTGGTCAACGATGTATGGCGTGTAGCGCTGTAGTCGTAATTGGTCAAAACGAACGTTTCATGAAAAGTTTAAAGCAAAAAGCAGATGAACTGACAATTGGAAATGGCCTTGATGAAGAAGTGTTATTAACCCCAGTCATCCGTGAGTCTCATCGACAAAAAGTATTAACTTATATTGAACTAGGAATTAAAGAAGGTGCAACCCTTCTACGTGATGGACGGAATGAAATAGATCAGTTTCAAAAAGGGAATTTTCTCGGTCCTACCATCTTCGATCACTGTAAGCCGGAGATGACCATCGTGAAAGAGGAAATTTTTGCTCCCGTTTTAAGTGTACTTCGTGCAAAAACGTTAGAGGAAGGACTAGAATTTATACGGAACTCTCGCTACGGAAATGGCGCGACGATTTATACGAAAGATGCGAATGCAATTCGAACATTTAGAGAGGAAGCGGATGCGGGAATGCTTGGCATCAATGTAGGAGTACCTGCTACGATGGCGTTCTTCCCATTCTCAGGTTGGAAAGATTCTTTTTATGGTGACTTACACGTGAACGGAAAAGACGGAGTCAATTTTTACACGAGGAAGAAAATGATCACATCCCGCTTTGATTTTTAA
- a CDS encoding aspartate aminotransferase family protein, translating to MVHLNQEHPILKKDEQFIWHSMKPYQPKATMIVKEASGSWITDHTGKKYLDAMAGLWCVNIGYGRQELADAAYEQLKKLAYFPLTQSHEPAIQLGEKLNELLGDDYVIFFSNSGSEANETAFKIARQYHLQQGESSRYKIVSRYRAYHGNSMGALAATGQAQRKYKYEPLAPGFVHVQPPDTYRDYDENHTIKAVDDIMTWELSETIAAMIMEPIITGGGVLVPHDHYLKSVKEICEKHGALLIVDEVICGFGRLGTPFGFQQYGVKPDIVTMAKGITSAYLPLSATAVRREIYEAFKGTEEYDYLRHINTFGGNPAACALALKNIELMEKEGLFDRSEEVGHQLINQLKGRTQDHPYVGDVRGKGLLVGIELVKDKETKQPLNVELVNKVITYCKDKGVLIGKNGATVAGFNNVLTLSPPLTIEYEDMNFLIHTLVSALETIRP from the coding sequence ATGGTTCATTTAAACCAAGAACATCCGATTTTAAAGAAGGATGAACAGTTTATTTGGCACTCGATGAAACCTTATCAGCCAAAGGCAACGATGATTGTAAAAGAAGCAAGTGGCAGTTGGATTACAGATCACACAGGGAAAAAGTATTTAGATGCGATGGCTGGCTTATGGTGTGTAAACATTGGATATGGAAGACAGGAATTAGCGGATGCAGCTTATGAACAGTTGAAGAAGCTAGCATATTTTCCATTAACTCAAAGTCATGAGCCAGCCATTCAATTAGGAGAGAAGCTAAACGAATTATTAGGCGATGATTACGTCATTTTCTTTTCCAATAGTGGCTCTGAAGCAAATGAAACTGCGTTTAAAATTGCTCGCCAATATCATCTGCAACAAGGAGAGTCTTCTCGTTACAAAATTGTCTCTCGCTATCGTGCCTATCATGGTAATTCTATGGGTGCCTTAGCTGCGACTGGGCAAGCCCAAAGGAAGTACAAATATGAACCTCTTGCCCCAGGCTTTGTACATGTTCAACCACCAGATACGTATCGTGATTATGATGAAAACCATACAATAAAAGCAGTGGATGACATTATGACATGGGAGTTAAGCGAAACGATCGCAGCCATGATTATGGAACCAATTATCACTGGCGGTGGTGTCCTTGTGCCACATGACCATTATTTGAAATCCGTAAAAGAAATTTGTGAAAAACATGGTGCGTTATTAATTGTAGACGAAGTCATTTGTGGATTCGGTCGATTAGGAACGCCTTTTGGGTTTCAACAATATGGAGTAAAACCAGATATTGTCACGATGGCAAAAGGCATTACGAGTGCTTATTTACCGTTATCAGCAACTGCTGTAAGGCGAGAAATTTACGAAGCATTCAAAGGGACTGAAGAGTACGATTATTTACGTCATATCAATACGTTTGGAGGAAATCCTGCAGCATGTGCTCTAGCGTTAAAAAACATTGAACTAATGGAGAAGGAAGGTCTTTTTGATCGATCAGAAGAAGTAGGTCATCAATTAATTAATCAATTAAAAGGAAGGACGCAAGACCATCCTTATGTTGGTGACGTTCGAGGAAAAGGATTATTAGTCGGCATTGAACTTGTAAAAGATAAAGAGACAAAGCAACCACTAAATGTTGAACTTGTTAATAAGGTTATCACCTATTGTAAAGATAAAGGTGTCTTAATCGGAAAAAATGGTGCAACGGTAGCTGGTTTTAATAACGTGTTAACATTATCTCCTCCATTAACCATTGAATATGAAGACATGAATTTTCTAATTCACACACTTGTATCGGCTTTAGAAACAATACGTCCTTAA
- a CDS encoding Bax inhibitor-1 family protein: MEMNHVLQREHYLNSVLRAFAISLAVAVIGMSIGAFIPPVFFLPLILLEVGMLVFAFLLRRRKAISFTFLFSFTFISGMTTYPIVAYYASISGANVVLMTFTTTTLVFTGIAIIGWTTKRDLSFLGGMLMAALLALIVIGLFSLFWPLTSKAMLAYSFIGVLVFSGFVLYDFNRMKNYGVSKEEVPLMALNLYLDFVNLFISLLRFFGILSSDD; the protein is encoded by the coding sequence ATGGAAATGAACCATGTTTTACAGAGAGAACATTATTTGAATTCCGTTTTACGAGCCTTTGCTATATCGTTAGCAGTTGCTGTAATTGGAATGTCTATAGGAGCTTTTATTCCACCTGTATTCTTTTTACCACTGATTCTATTGGAAGTAGGTATGCTCGTTTTTGCTTTTTTATTAAGAAGAAGAAAGGCAATTTCTTTTACATTTCTGTTTAGTTTTACATTTATTTCAGGGATGACAACGTATCCAATTGTAGCTTATTATGCTTCCATTTCAGGTGCAAACGTTGTGCTGATGACTTTTACTACAACAACTCTCGTGTTTACAGGTATAGCCATTATAGGTTGGACGACAAAACGTGATCTCTCCTTTCTAGGTGGAATGCTCATGGCAGCTCTACTTGCATTAATTGTAATAGGATTATTTAGTCTTTTTTGGCCTTTAACGAGTAAAGCAATGCTTGCGTATTCTTTCATAGGCGTTTTAGTATTCAGTGGGTTCGTACTCTATGACTTTAACCGAATGAAGAATTACGGAGTTTCGAAAGAAGAAGTTCCTTTAATGGCTCTAAACTTATACTTGGATTTTGTTAATTTATTCATTAGCCTATTACGTTTCTTTGGTATATTATCTTCTGATGATTAA
- a CDS encoding sigma-54 interaction domain-containing protein: MVNHNISLKALSYPWDDTLQLEEMVVVSENTYLSDLLNLQDGKDYALVDQLGNVVGWVPFHKLTDVLFYHWKILSSFYETLLHAVDDAITVVDSKGTIISWNPKAEELYKHSRQESIGKHITHLFKEESVMLMSTLKEGKSVIRQYNQPQTDVHVLINTQPVFLNHELVGGISVERDISDIVKLNEELSSTTAYIQHLESQMDPEDELLDPFRKIKGRSPALMEAIQLAKKVAVTDATVLITGESGVGKELFSQAIHQASDRNESPFVAINCGAIPAALFESELFGYEKGAFTGAVKEGKKGKIDAAKGGTLFLDEIGEMPLDLQVKLLRVLQEKQFYRIGGTKPIPVDVRIIAATNRDLEKMVTEGQFRQDLFYRLNVVSIPIPPLRERMEDIPELVQLYLKEFSIKYKKPIPTIDPEVMYRLMEDSWNGNIRQLRNVIERIMILADDDVIVPHHLPIQFQQPSQTISNEVVREEITFQKPVSEKEKIEEMLKKTFGNKSAAAKLLGFSRVTLYKKMKRYGINE; encoded by the coding sequence ATGGTTAATCATAATATCTCTTTGAAAGCGCTATCTTATCCTTGGGATGATACTCTTCAACTAGAAGAGATGGTTGTTGTTTCTGAAAACACGTATTTATCCGATTTATTGAACTTACAAGATGGGAAAGATTATGCACTTGTAGATCAGCTTGGGAATGTTGTTGGCTGGGTTCCTTTTCATAAATTAACCGATGTTCTGTTTTACCATTGGAAGATACTCTCTTCCTTTTATGAAACTCTTTTGCATGCGGTTGATGATGCGATTACCGTAGTCGATAGTAAGGGAACAATAATTTCGTGGAATCCTAAAGCAGAGGAGTTGTATAAACATAGTCGACAAGAAAGTATCGGAAAACATATTACTCATCTTTTTAAAGAAGAATCTGTCATGCTCATGTCGACCTTAAAAGAAGGAAAGTCAGTTATCAGACAATATAACCAGCCACAAACAGATGTTCACGTGCTCATTAATACTCAACCGGTATTTTTAAATCATGAGTTGGTTGGAGGTATTTCGGTTGAACGAGATATTAGTGATATTGTGAAATTAAATGAAGAACTATCATCCACAACGGCTTATATTCAACATTTAGAAAGTCAAATGGACCCGGAAGATGAGCTCCTTGATCCGTTTCGTAAAATTAAAGGTCGTTCTCCAGCCCTGATGGAAGCGATACAGTTAGCGAAGAAAGTCGCTGTCACAGATGCGACCGTATTAATTACGGGAGAAAGTGGAGTTGGAAAAGAATTGTTTTCCCAAGCTATTCACCAAGCAAGCGATCGGAATGAATCCCCTTTTGTCGCGATTAACTGCGGAGCTATTCCAGCTGCTCTATTTGAGAGTGAATTGTTTGGATATGAAAAAGGAGCCTTTACTGGAGCCGTAAAAGAAGGAAAAAAGGGAAAAATTGATGCAGCTAAAGGTGGAACTCTCTTTTTAGATGAAATTGGTGAAATGCCACTTGATTTGCAAGTTAAGTTGCTTCGAGTTCTTCAAGAAAAACAATTTTACCGTATTGGTGGTACGAAACCAATTCCAGTAGACGTCCGAATTATTGCAGCGACAAATCGTGATTTAGAGAAAATGGTCACAGAAGGTCAATTTCGCCAAGATTTATTTTACCGATTAAATGTCGTCTCTATCCCCATCCCTCCTCTTCGTGAACGAATGGAAGATATACCAGAACTCGTTCAATTATATTTGAAAGAGTTTTCGATTAAGTATAAGAAACCTATACCGACGATTGATCCGGAAGTAATGTATCGGCTTATGGAGGATTCTTGGAATGGAAATATTCGTCAATTGCGAAACGTTATTGAACGCATTATGATATTAGCAGATGATGATGTTATTGTTCCACATCACTTGCCAATTCAATTTCAGCAGCCATCCCAAACGATATCAAATGAAGTTGTTCGGGAAGAGATTACTTTCCAAAAACCAGTATCAGAGAAAGAGAAAATTGAAGAAATGTTGAAAAAAACGTTCGGAAATAAATCGGCTGCGGCTAAACTTCTTGGTTTTTCTAGGGTTACGCTTTATAAGAAAATGAAACGATATGGAATAAATGAATAA
- the pruA gene encoding L-glutamate gamma-semialdehyde dehydrogenase — MMIPYKHEPFTDFTNEENKKAFEEGLKKVESYLGQDYPLIIGGERITTDEKIVSVNPANKEEVIGRVSKANKDLAEKAMQVADETFKTWSKVKPEVRADILFRAAAIIRRRKHEFSALLVKEAGKPWKEADADTAEAIDFLEYYGRQMLEIKDGVKVNSRPGEYNRYGYIPLGVGVVIPPWNFAFAIMAGTTVAAVVTGNTVLLKPASLTPVVAAKFVEVLEEAGLPKGVVNYIPGSGAEVGDYLVDHPRTRFISFTGSREVGVRIYERAAKVNPGQKWLKRVIAEMGGKDTIVVDKEADLELAAQSIVASAFGFSGQKCSACSRAVILEDVYDQVLNRVVELTKELSVGDPTSQNTFMGPVIDQSAFNKIMEYVEIGKEEGKLMVGGEGDDTTGFFIKPTVFADVAPEARIMQEEIFGPVVAFTKAKDFDQAIEIANNTEYGLTGAVISNNRANIEKAREDFHVGNLYFNRGCTGAIVGYQPFGGFNMSGTDSKAGGPDYLLLHMQAKTTSEML, encoded by the coding sequence ATCATGATTCCATACAAACATGAACCATTTACAGATTTTACAAACGAAGAAAATAAAAAAGCTTTTGAAGAAGGCTTGAAAAAAGTTGAATCTTATTTAGGTCAAGATTATCCACTCATTATCGGTGGTGAACGTATAACAACGGATGAAAAAATTGTTTCTGTCAATCCAGCTAATAAGGAAGAAGTAATTGGCCGCGTTTCCAAAGCTAACAAAGATTTAGCGGAAAAAGCTATGCAAGTTGCGGACGAAACGTTTAAAACGTGGAGCAAAGTAAAACCTGAAGTCCGTGCAGACATCTTATTCCGTGCAGCTGCGATTATTCGTCGCCGTAAGCATGAGTTCTCAGCTTTATTAGTAAAAGAAGCTGGTAAACCGTGGAAAGAAGCGGATGCTGATACTGCAGAAGCAATTGACTTCTTAGAATACTACGGTCGTCAAATGCTTGAAATTAAAGATGGTGTGAAAGTAAACAGCCGCCCAGGTGAATACAACCGTTACGGATACATTCCATTAGGGGTTGGAGTTGTCATTCCTCCTTGGAATTTCGCATTTGCGATCATGGCTGGAACAACAGTAGCAGCAGTTGTAACTGGTAATACTGTTTTATTGAAGCCAGCATCTTTAACACCAGTTGTTGCTGCGAAGTTTGTGGAAGTATTAGAAGAAGCTGGACTACCAAAAGGGGTTGTTAACTACATCCCAGGAAGCGGTGCTGAAGTTGGTGACTACTTAGTTGACCATCCACGTACACGTTTTATTTCCTTCACTGGCTCTCGTGAAGTAGGAGTACGTATCTATGAGCGTGCCGCAAAAGTTAACCCTGGTCAAAAATGGTTAAAGCGTGTTATTGCTGAAATGGGTGGAAAAGATACGATTGTTGTCGATAAAGAAGCAGATTTAGAATTAGCTGCACAATCCATCGTGGCTAGCGCATTTGGCTTCTCTGGACAAAAATGTTCTGCTTGTTCACGTGCCGTCATTTTAGAAGATGTGTACGATCAAGTATTAAACCGTGTGGTGGAATTAACGAAAGAACTTTCTGTCGGTGACCCAACTTCTCAAAACACATTTATGGGACCAGTGATTGACCAGAGCGCATTCAACAAGATTATGGAATATGTGGAAATTGGAAAAGAAGAAGGTAAGTTAATGGTTGGAGGAGAAGGAGACGACACTACAGGATTCTTCATTAAACCAACAGTATTTGCTGATGTTGCACCTGAAGCACGCATCATGCAAGAAGAGATTTTCGGACCAGTTGTCGCATTTACGAAAGCAAAAGACTTCGATCAAGCAATTGAAATTGCGAACAACACAGAATACGGCTTAACAGGTGCGGTAATTTCGAACAACCGTGCAAACATTGAGAAAGCACGTGAAGACTTCCATGTAGGTAACTTATACTTCAACCGTGGCTGTACAGGAGCAATCGTTGGTTATCAACCATTTGGTGGATTTAATATGTCTGGAACAGATTCTAAAGCAGGTGGACCTGACTACTTATTACTTCACATGCAAGCTAAAACAACATCTGAAATGCTTTAA
- a CDS encoding proline dehydrogenase family protein produces the protein MLETISKNFFMSLSQSKALNKAARKWGLKFGASQVVAGETIETAIEAVKKLNEKGLVATLDHLGEFVNNRDEASEATDYCVRTLEAIAKSGVKSGLSVKMTQLGLDIDKQFCLDNMRKILDTAKKYDIFVRIDMEDYARCQVTLDILQELRQTYDNVGTVIQAYLFRAMDDVKDLKGVPLRLVKGAYKESPEVAYQDKKDIDENYMSIIKEHLLSGSYTAIASHDHHIIAKVKEFVKEHNIPNSQFEFQMLYGFRTEMQQSLAQEGYKVRIYIPFGDDWFGYFMRRLAERPQNVAFAFRGFFSK, from the coding sequence ATGTTAGAAACCATTTCAAAAAACTTCTTTATGTCTCTATCCCAAAGTAAAGCTTTAAATAAAGCGGCTCGTAAATGGGGATTAAAATTTGGTGCCTCTCAAGTTGTAGCAGGAGAAACGATTGAAACGGCAATTGAAGCCGTTAAAAAGTTAAACGAAAAAGGATTAGTCGCAACGCTTGACCACCTTGGAGAGTTCGTCAACAATCGCGATGAAGCGAGCGAAGCTACAGATTATTGTGTCAGAACTTTGGAAGCGATTGCAAAATCAGGAGTAAAAAGTGGTCTGTCTGTCAAAATGACGCAACTTGGTCTTGATATTGACAAGCAGTTTTGTTTAGACAATATGCGAAAAATTTTAGACACTGCCAAAAAATATGATATTTTCGTTCGAATCGACATGGAAGATTACGCGCGTTGCCAAGTGACGTTAGATATTTTACAAGAACTTCGTCAAACGTACGACAATGTCGGAACGGTTATTCAAGCTTATTTATTCAGAGCGATGGACGATGTAAAAGATTTAAAAGGTGTACCATTACGCCTTGTAAAAGGGGCCTATAAGGAGTCACCTGAAGTCGCATACCAAGACAAAAAAGACATTGATGAAAACTATATGAGCATTATTAAAGAGCATTTATTAAGCGGAAGCTACACAGCGATCGCTTCACATGATCATCATATCATTGCAAAAGTAAAGGAATTTGTAAAAGAACATAACATTCCAAATTCTCAATTTGAATTCCAAATGCTATACGGCTTTCGAACGGAAATGCAACAGAGCTTAGCACAGGAAGGGTATAAAGTTCGCATCTATATTCCATTTGGTGACGACTGGTTCGGATATTTTATGCGCCGTTTAGCTGAGAGACCTCAAAACGTCGCCTTCGCATTTAGAGGATTCTTCTCCAAATAA